In Vallicoccus soli, the following are encoded in one genomic region:
- a CDS encoding glutamate synthase subunit beta: MADPKGFLTTPRELPARRPVDVRIRDWREVYEEAGADRDAFMGRQAGRCMDCGIPFCHNGCPLGNLIPEWNDLVHRQDWREAAERLHATNNFPEFTGRLCPAPCEAACVLGIGSDPVTIKQVEVEIADRAFAEGWVEPHPPERLSGQTVAVVGSGPAGLAAAQQLTRAGHTVVVYERADQVGGLLRYGIPEFKMEKRHLDRRLEQMRAEGTRFRPGTAVGQDITGPQLRERFDAVVLAVGATQARDLPVEGRELEGVHQAMVYLPHGNRRALDPAYEGPVDAQGKHVVIIGGGDTGADCLGTAHRQGAASVTQLEIMPAPPQQRSAAHPWPTYPMLLRTSSAHEEGGQRVYAASTRRFLGDGQGRVRALELVDVELVDGRPTPVEGTERELRADLVLLAMGFTGPEPGGLIEQLGLETDARGNVARDGSYATNVPGVFVAGDAGRGQSLIVWAIAEGRSCAAAVDAHLSGSTTLPAPIPPTARPLVV, encoded by the coding sequence ATGGCTGACCCGAAGGGCTTCCTCACCACCCCGCGCGAACTGCCCGCACGCCGCCCGGTCGACGTGCGGATCCGCGACTGGCGCGAGGTGTACGAGGAGGCGGGCGCCGACCGCGACGCCTTCATGGGCCGCCAGGCCGGGCGCTGCATGGACTGCGGCATCCCGTTCTGCCACAACGGCTGCCCGCTCGGGAACCTCATCCCCGAGTGGAACGACCTGGTGCACCGGCAGGACTGGCGCGAGGCGGCCGAGCGGCTGCACGCGACCAACAACTTCCCGGAGTTCACCGGCCGGCTGTGCCCCGCGCCCTGCGAGGCCGCCTGCGTGCTCGGCATCGGCAGCGACCCGGTGACCATCAAGCAGGTCGAGGTCGAGATCGCCGACCGCGCCTTCGCCGAGGGCTGGGTCGAGCCGCACCCGCCGGAGCGGCTGTCCGGGCAGACCGTCGCCGTCGTCGGCTCCGGCCCCGCGGGGCTGGCCGCGGCGCAGCAGCTCACCCGCGCCGGGCACACCGTCGTGGTGTACGAGCGCGCCGACCAGGTCGGCGGGCTCCTGCGCTACGGCATCCCCGAGTTCAAGATGGAGAAGCGGCACCTGGACCGGCGCCTGGAGCAGATGCGCGCCGAGGGCACCCGCTTCCGCCCGGGCACCGCGGTGGGGCAGGACATCACCGGCCCGCAGCTGCGCGAGCGCTTCGACGCGGTCGTGCTCGCCGTCGGCGCGACCCAGGCGCGCGACCTGCCCGTCGAGGGTCGCGAGCTCGAGGGCGTGCACCAGGCGATGGTTTACCTGCCGCACGGCAACCGCCGGGCGCTCGACCCGGCGTACGAGGGGCCGGTCGACGCGCAGGGCAAGCACGTCGTCATCATCGGCGGCGGCGACACCGGGGCCGACTGCCTCGGCACCGCCCACCGCCAGGGCGCGGCGAGCGTGACGCAGCTGGAGATCATGCCCGCCCCGCCGCAGCAGCGCTCGGCGGCGCACCCCTGGCCGACGTACCCGATGCTGCTGCGCACCTCCTCGGCCCACGAGGAGGGCGGCCAGCGGGTGTACGCCGCGAGCACGCGGCGGTTCCTCGGCGACGGGCAGGGCCGGGTGCGCGCGCTCGAGCTGGTGGACGTCGAGCTCGTGGACGGCCGTCCGACCCCCGTGGAGGGGACCGAGCGCGAGCTGCGCGCGGACCTCGTGCTCCTGGCCATGGGCTTCACCGGCCCGGAGCCGGGCGGGCTCATCGAGCAGCTGGGGCTGGAGACCGACGCGCGCGGCAACGTCGCGCGCGACGGGTCCTACGCGACGAACGTGCCGGGCGTCTTCGTCGCCGGCGACGCCGGGCGCGGCCAGTCGCTCATCGTCTGGGCCATCGCCGAGGGGCGCTCCTGCGCCGCCGCGGTCGACGCGCACCTCTCGGGCTCGACGACGCTGCCGGCGCCGATCCCGCCCACGGCGCGCCCGCTCGTCGTCTGA
- a CDS encoding type 1 glutamine amidotransferase domain-containing protein, with protein MATLQGKTVAFLVAAEGIEQVELTEPWAAVEKAGGTPRLVAPEAGEVQAFDHLDKADTFPVDVAVADARVEDFDALVLPGGVANPDALRTDAAAVAFAKGFFDAGKPVAAICHAPWTLVEADVLRGRRLTSWPSLRTDITNAGGTWVDEQVVVDESGASTLITSRNPGDLDAFGQALVERVGAA; from the coding sequence GTGGCAACCCTGCAGGGCAAGACCGTCGCGTTCCTGGTCGCCGCCGAGGGCATCGAGCAGGTCGAGCTGACCGAGCCGTGGGCGGCCGTGGAGAAGGCCGGCGGCACGCCGCGCCTCGTCGCCCCCGAGGCCGGCGAGGTCCAGGCGTTCGACCACCTGGACAAGGCCGACACCTTCCCGGTCGACGTCGCCGTCGCCGACGCGCGCGTGGAGGACTTCGACGCGCTCGTCCTGCCCGGCGGCGTGGCCAACCCGGACGCGCTGCGCACCGACGCCGCGGCCGTGGCGTTCGCGAAGGGCTTCTTCGACGCGGGCAAGCCGGTCGCGGCGATCTGCCACGCGCCGTGGACGCTCGTGGAGGCGGACGTGCTGCGCGGGCGCCGGCTCACGTCCTGGCCGAGCCTGCGCACCGACATCACCAACGCCGGTGGCACGTGGGTCGACGAGCAGGTCGTGGTCGACGAGAGCGGCGCGTCCACGCTCATCACGTCGCGGAACCCGGGCGACCTCGACGCCTTCGGCCAGGCGCTCGTCGAGCGCGTCGGCGCCGCCTGA
- the pyk gene encoding pyruvate kinase, whose amino-acid sequence MRRAKIVCTLGPATDSYEQILRLVEAGMDVARLNLSHGSYAEHEARYERVRRASRETGRAVGVLVDLQGPKIRLGRFAEGPVLLENGAEFTITTEDVPGDQHLVGTTYAGLVGDVQPGDRILIDDGKVALEAVSVEGTRVVTTVVEGGMVSDHKGLNLPGVAVSVPALSEKDIEDLRWGLRLRADMIALSFVRNAKDAEDVHAIMEEEGVRLPVLAKVEKPQAVQNLGEIVDAFDGIMVARGDLGVELPLEDVPLVQKRAVELARRYAKPVIVATQMLESMISASRPTRAEASDVANAVLDGADAVMLSGETSVGQYAIETVRTMARIVSATEDHGLERIPQLKTRPHTKGGAITWAAREVGELLGAKYLVTFTTSGDSGRRMARLRTSIPLLAFTPREETRSQLALSWGMESFLVPMVEHTDDMVRQVDKALLDLGRCSVGDLVVIVAGSPPGIPGSTNALRVHRMGDAVAAVAPAYDA is encoded by the coding sequence ATGCGTCGCGCCAAGATCGTGTGCACCCTGGGCCCCGCCACCGACTCGTACGAGCAGATCCTCCGGCTCGTCGAGGCCGGCATGGACGTCGCCCGCCTGAACCTGAGCCACGGCTCGTACGCGGAGCACGAGGCCCGCTACGAGCGCGTCCGGCGCGCCTCCCGCGAGACGGGCCGCGCGGTCGGCGTCCTCGTCGACCTGCAGGGCCCGAAGATCCGCCTCGGCCGCTTCGCCGAGGGCCCGGTGCTGCTGGAGAACGGCGCGGAGTTCACCATCACCACCGAGGACGTGCCGGGCGACCAGCACCTCGTCGGCACGACGTACGCCGGGCTCGTCGGCGACGTGCAGCCCGGCGACCGCATCCTCATCGACGACGGCAAGGTCGCCCTCGAGGCGGTCAGCGTCGAGGGCACCCGCGTGGTGACCACCGTCGTCGAGGGCGGCATGGTCAGCGACCACAAGGGCCTGAACCTGCCGGGCGTCGCGGTGAGCGTGCCCGCGCTGTCCGAGAAGGACATCGAGGACCTGCGCTGGGGCCTGCGCCTGCGCGCCGACATGATCGCGCTGTCCTTCGTGCGCAACGCCAAGGACGCCGAGGACGTGCACGCGATCATGGAGGAGGAGGGCGTCCGGCTGCCCGTCCTGGCCAAGGTCGAGAAGCCGCAGGCCGTGCAGAACCTCGGCGAGATCGTCGACGCGTTCGACGGCATCATGGTCGCGCGCGGCGACCTCGGCGTGGAGCTGCCGCTGGAGGACGTGCCGCTGGTGCAGAAGCGGGCGGTCGAGCTGGCCCGGCGCTACGCCAAGCCGGTCATCGTGGCCACGCAGATGCTCGAGTCGATGATCAGCGCCTCGCGCCCGACGCGCGCGGAGGCCTCCGACGTCGCCAACGCGGTGCTCGACGGCGCCGACGCGGTCATGCTCTCGGGCGAGACCAGCGTCGGTCAGTACGCCATCGAGACGGTGCGCACCATGGCCCGCATCGTCTCCGCGACCGAGGACCACGGCCTCGAGCGCATCCCGCAGCTCAAGACCCGCCCCCACACCAAGGGCGGCGCCATCACCTGGGCCGCCCGCGAGGTCGGGGAGCTGCTGGGGGCGAAGTACCTCGTCACCTTCACCACGAGCGGCGACTCCGGGCGGCGCATGGCCCGGCTGCGCACGTCGATCCCGCTGCTGGCGTTCACCCCGCGCGAGGAGACCCGCTCCCAGCTCGCGCTCTCCTGGGGCATGGAGTCGTTCCTCGTGCCGATGGTCGAGCACACCGACGACATGGTCCGCCAGGTCGACAAGGCGCTGCTCGACCTCGGCCGCTGCTCGGTCGGCGACCTCGTCGTCATCGTCGCCGGGAGCCCGCCCGGCATCCCCGGCTCGACCAACGCCCTGCGGGTGCACCGCATGGGCGACGCCGTCGCGGCCGTGGCCCCGGCCTACGACGCCTGA
- a CDS encoding ANTAR domain-containing response regulator, producing MTTQPPGEQPAQQDARPAAPKPTAPRPAPAPAAAGAPATASRRVLVAEDEALIRLDLVEMLGEEGYEVVGQAGDGEAAVELARELRPDLVVLDVKMPKMDGISAAETIAGERIAPVLMLTAFSQRDLVERARDAGAMAYLVKPFTRADLVPAIEMAVSRAAELRALEAEVADLGERLETRKLVDRAKGILQTKFGMSEPEAFRWIQKTSMDRRLSMRDVAQTVVATEKDGAAGA from the coding sequence GTGACCACGCAGCCCCCCGGCGAGCAGCCCGCGCAGCAGGACGCGCGCCCGGCCGCCCCGAAGCCGACCGCCCCGCGCCCCGCGCCCGCGCCCGCCGCGGCCGGCGCCCCGGCCACGGCGTCCCGGCGCGTCCTCGTCGCCGAGGACGAGGCGCTCATCCGCCTCGACCTCGTCGAGATGCTCGGCGAGGAGGGGTACGAGGTCGTCGGCCAGGCCGGCGACGGCGAGGCGGCCGTGGAGCTGGCCCGCGAGCTGCGTCCGGACCTCGTCGTGCTGGACGTGAAGATGCCCAAGATGGACGGCATCTCCGCCGCGGAGACCATCGCCGGCGAGCGCATCGCCCCGGTCCTCATGCTCACGGCGTTCAGCCAGCGCGACCTCGTCGAGCGGGCGCGCGACGCCGGCGCGATGGCGTACCTCGTGAAGCCGTTCACGCGCGCCGACCTCGTCCCGGCCATCGAGATGGCCGTCTCGCGCGCGGCCGAGCTGCGCGCGCTCGAGGCCGAGGTGGCCGACCTGGGGGAGCGCCTGGAGACCCGCAAGCTCGTGGACCGGGCCAAGGGGATCCTGCAGACGAAGTTCGGGATGAGCGAGCCCGAGGCGTTCCGCTGGATCCAGAAGACCTCCATGGACCGGCGCCTGTCGATGCGCGACGTGGCCCAGACGGTCGTCGCGACGGAGAAGGACGGCGCGGCCGGCGCCTGA
- a CDS encoding ABC transporter substrate-binding protein, with protein sequence MIRPNAMWRTVAVLGVAGVVLAGCGDDSSDEGASATPTTEETAQAGGGGETSAVQPGDGTFTVGTLLPQTGSLAFLGPPEFAGVQLAINDINAAGGVLGKEAVKFDSDSGDTSTDIASQSVGRLLGNDVDVIVGAASSGVSFTVIDQITQAGVVHFSPANTSPDFTTYADKGLYFRTAPSDVLQGRVLGDVMLGDGNAAIGILALQDPYGTGLADNIEQSVTDGGGEVVAKKVYDPKAADFSADVSSVLAEDPDAIALVSFDEAKKIVPELQSQGYDMSKVYFVDGNLADYSADFQPGTLEGAKGTLPGAQAPDDFRASLLEVDPQLKDYSYAAESYDATVLSALAAIAAENDSGTAIASELVNVSREGEKCETFADCKELLEAGTDIDYDGISGPIEFSDAGDPTQATIGVYQYGPDNKYTFLEAQEGTL encoded by the coding sequence ATGATCCGTCCCAACGCCATGTGGCGCACGGTCGCCGTCCTCGGCGTCGCCGGTGTCGTGCTCGCCGGGTGCGGCGACGACAGCAGTGACGAGGGTGCGTCGGCGACCCCGACCACCGAGGAGACGGCCCAGGCCGGCGGCGGTGGTGAGACCTCCGCGGTGCAGCCGGGCGACGGCACCTTCACCGTCGGCACCCTGCTGCCCCAGACCGGCAGCCTCGCGTTCCTCGGCCCGCCGGAGTTCGCCGGCGTGCAGCTGGCGATCAACGACATCAACGCCGCCGGCGGCGTCCTCGGCAAGGAGGCCGTGAAGTTCGACTCCGACTCGGGTGACACGTCCACGGACATCGCCTCGCAGTCGGTGGGCCGCCTGCTCGGCAACGACGTCGACGTCATCGTCGGCGCGGCGTCCTCCGGCGTCTCGTTCACGGTCATCGACCAGATCACGCAGGCCGGCGTCGTGCACTTCTCCCCGGCGAACACCTCGCCGGACTTCACGACCTACGCGGACAAGGGCCTCTACTTCCGCACCGCCCCGTCCGACGTGCTCCAGGGCCGCGTGCTCGGCGACGTCATGCTCGGCGACGGCAACGCCGCCATCGGCATCCTCGCGCTGCAGGACCCGTACGGCACGGGCCTCGCGGACAACATCGAGCAGTCGGTCACCGACGGCGGCGGCGAGGTCGTCGCGAAGAAGGTCTACGACCCGAAGGCCGCGGACTTCTCCGCCGACGTCAGCTCGGTGCTCGCCGAGGACCCCGACGCCATCGCGCTGGTGTCCTTCGACGAGGCGAAGAAGATCGTCCCCGAGCTGCAGAGCCAGGGGTACGACATGTCGAAGGTCTACTTCGTCGACGGCAACCTCGCCGACTACTCGGCGGACTTCCAGCCCGGCACGCTCGAGGGCGCCAAGGGCACCCTGCCGGGCGCGCAGGCGCCGGACGACTTCCGGGCGAGCCTGCTCGAGGTCGACCCGCAGCTGAAGGACTACTCCTACGCCGCGGAGTCGTACGACGCGACGGTCCTCAGCGCCCTGGCCGCGATCGCCGCGGAGAACGACAGCGGCACCGCGATCGCGAGCGAGCTCGTCAACGTCTCGCGCGAGGGCGAGAAGTGCGAGACCTTCGCGGACTGCAAGGAGCTCCTCGAGGCCGGCACCGACATCGACTACGACGGCATCTCCGGCCCGATCGAGTTCTCCGACGCCGGCGACCCGACGCAGGCCACGATCGGCGTCTACCAGTACGGCCCGGACAACAAGTACACCTTCCTGGAGGCCCAGGAGGGCACCCTCTGA
- a CDS encoding ABC transporter ATP-binding protein, protein MSHSMGAPGADPAPGGASTTGSTGSTGATGGTGSSEVGDRTEHLRASEGALLRADALVAGYLPGVNILNGCDLYCREGELVGIIGPNGAGKSTLLKALFGLVKIRDGSVTLRGDDITGLRANKLVGKGVGFVPQTNNVFPSLTIEENLQMGLYQAPKRFAERFDFVTGLFPALGDRRKQRAGSLSGGERQMVAMGRALMMEPSVLLLDEPSAGLSPAMQDEVFIRTRQINRAGVSVIMVEQNARRCLQICDRGYVLDQGRNAYTASGRDLMNDPKVIELYLGTLAKA, encoded by the coding sequence GTGAGCCACAGCATGGGCGCGCCCGGTGCGGACCCCGCACCGGGCGGCGCGAGCACGACCGGCAGCACCGGCAGCACCGGAGCCACCGGCGGCACCGGCAGCTCCGAGGTCGGCGACCGCACCGAGCACCTGCGCGCCTCGGAGGGCGCGCTGCTGCGCGCCGACGCCCTCGTGGCGGGCTACCTGCCCGGGGTGAACATCCTCAACGGCTGCGACCTGTACTGCCGGGAGGGCGAGCTCGTCGGCATCATCGGCCCCAACGGCGCCGGCAAGTCGACGCTGCTCAAGGCGCTCTTCGGGCTCGTGAAGATCCGCGACGGGAGCGTCACGCTGCGCGGGGACGACATCACCGGGCTCCGGGCCAACAAGCTCGTCGGCAAGGGCGTCGGCTTCGTGCCGCAGACGAACAACGTCTTCCCCTCGCTCACCATCGAGGAGAACCTGCAGATGGGGCTGTACCAGGCCCCCAAGCGGTTCGCCGAGCGCTTCGACTTCGTCACCGGCCTGTTCCCCGCCCTGGGCGACCGGCGCAAGCAGCGGGCCGGCTCGCTGTCCGGCGGCGAGCGGCAGATGGTGGCCATGGGCCGCGCGCTCATGATGGAGCCGTCGGTGCTGCTGCTGGACGAGCCCTCGGCGGGCCTGTCCCCCGCCATGCAGGACGAGGTCTTCATCCGCACCCGGCAGATCAACCGGGCCGGCGTCTCGGTCATCATGGTCGAGCAGAACGCCCGGCGCTGCCTGCAGATCTGCGACCGCGGCTACGTGCTGGACCAGGGGCGCAACGCGTACACGGCGAGCGGGCGCGACCTCATGAACGACCCGAAGGTCATCGAGCTCTACCTGGGCACGCTCGCCAAGGCCTGA
- a CDS encoding ABC transporter ATP-binding protein → MAADSTGGATATTAGTGPRKAAAVAALRDVPHRPGAPKPDPILVVDGVQRRFGGLTAVDVEHIEVQRGAITALIGPNGAGKTTFFNLLTGFDKPDEGRWEFDGQSLAGVPAYKVARRGMVRTFQLTKALSRLTVIENMRLGATGQRGESLLRAMLRPLWGDQERAITERADDLLRRFKLDAKREDFAGSLSGGQRKLLEMARALMVGPQMVMLDEPMAGVNPALTQSLLGHVKDLREQGMTVLFVEHDMDMVRDISDWVIVMAQGRVVAEGPPDSVMADPAVIDAYLGGHHDAPLSIEEEDRQLADAEAQVEREIQAEEGK, encoded by the coding sequence ATGGCCGCTGACAGCACCGGCGGGGCGACCGCCACGACCGCCGGGACCGGCCCCCGCAAGGCGGCCGCCGTGGCGGCCCTGCGCGACGTGCCGCACCGCCCCGGCGCGCCCAAGCCCGACCCGATCCTCGTGGTCGACGGCGTCCAGCGGCGCTTCGGCGGCCTCACGGCGGTCGACGTCGAGCACATCGAGGTCCAGCGCGGTGCGATCACCGCGCTCATCGGGCCCAACGGCGCCGGCAAGACGACGTTCTTCAACCTGCTCACCGGGTTCGACAAGCCCGACGAGGGCCGCTGGGAGTTCGACGGGCAGTCGCTCGCCGGGGTGCCGGCGTACAAGGTCGCCCGCCGCGGCATGGTCCGCACCTTCCAGCTCACGAAGGCGCTCTCGCGCCTGACGGTGATCGAGAACATGCGGCTCGGGGCCACCGGCCAGCGCGGCGAGAGCCTGCTGCGGGCCATGCTGCGCCCGCTGTGGGGCGACCAGGAGCGGGCGATCACCGAGCGCGCCGACGACCTGCTCCGGCGCTTCAAGCTCGACGCCAAGCGCGAGGACTTCGCCGGCAGCCTGTCCGGCGGCCAGCGCAAGCTCCTCGAGATGGCGCGCGCGCTCATGGTCGGCCCGCAGATGGTCATGCTCGACGAGCCGATGGCCGGCGTGAACCCGGCGCTCACCCAGTCGCTGCTCGGGCACGTCAAGGACCTGCGCGAGCAGGGGATGACCGTCCTCTTCGTCGAGCACGACATGGACATGGTCCGCGACATCTCCGACTGGGTGATCGTCATGGCCCAGGGCCGGGTCGTCGCGGAGGGCCCGCCGGACTCGGTCATGGCCGACCCCGCCGTCATCGACGCCTACCTCGGCGGGCACCACGACGCCCCGCTGAGCATCGAGGAGGAGGACCGCCAGCTCGCCGACGCCGAGGCGCAGGTCGAGCGGGAGATCCAGGCCGAGGAGGGCAAGTGA
- a CDS encoding branched-chain amino acid ABC transporter permease, with translation MDWGAILENALRSAVGLETIVYALAAIGLNVHFGYTGLLNFGQAAFLAVAAYGISITVATAGLSFWLGIVFGLLGAVVLALLLGIPTLRLRADYLAIVTIASAEIFRLVVRSTSLADETGGSNGLTGFSEGFYDLSPFTGGEYGFGPFRYSGRTLWILLVGWALVVLACLVVYLLMRSPWGRVIKSIREDEDAVRSLGKNVYAYKMQALVIGGVLGSLGGFVFALGRAAVQPDIYGTELTFFAYTVLLLGGAARVLGPVVGAVIFWVVLSLTDNILNQAIDAGYISQSLLSTSQIGQVRFMLVGLALMLLMIFRPQGIFGDRRELALDGR, from the coding sequence ATGGACTGGGGCGCCATCCTCGAGAACGCGCTGCGCTCGGCGGTCGGGCTGGAGACGATCGTCTACGCGCTGGCCGCGATCGGGCTCAACGTGCACTTCGGCTACACCGGCCTGCTCAACTTCGGCCAGGCGGCGTTCCTCGCCGTCGCCGCGTACGGCATCTCCATCACCGTCGCCACCGCCGGGCTCAGCTTCTGGCTCGGCATCGTCTTCGGCCTGCTCGGCGCCGTCGTGCTCGCGCTGCTGCTGGGCATCCCGACCCTGCGGCTGCGGGCGGACTACCTCGCCATCGTCACCATCGCCTCGGCGGAGATCTTCCGGCTCGTCGTGCGCTCGACGAGCCTGGCCGACGAGACCGGCGGCTCGAACGGCCTCACCGGCTTCTCCGAGGGCTTCTACGACCTGAGCCCCTTCACCGGCGGCGAGTACGGCTTCGGCCCGTTCCGCTACAGCGGGCGCACGCTGTGGATCCTGCTCGTCGGCTGGGCCCTCGTCGTCCTCGCCTGCCTCGTCGTCTACCTGCTCATGCGCAGCCCGTGGGGCCGTGTCATCAAGAGCATCCGCGAGGACGAGGACGCCGTGCGCTCCCTCGGCAAGAACGTGTACGCCTACAAGATGCAGGCCCTCGTCATCGGCGGCGTGCTCGGCTCGCTGGGCGGCTTCGTCTTCGCCCTGGGTCGCGCGGCGGTGCAGCCGGACATCTACGGCACCGAGCTGACGTTCTTCGCGTACACCGTGCTCCTGCTCGGCGGCGCGGCCCGCGTGCTCGGCCCGGTGGTCGGCGCCGTCATCTTCTGGGTCGTGCTCTCCCTGACCGACAACATCCTCAACCAGGCGATCGACGCGGGCTACATCTCCCAGTCCCTGCTGTCCACGTCGCAGATCGGGCAGGTCCGCTTCATGCTGGTGGGGCTCGCGCTCATGCTGCTCATGATCTTCCGCCCGCAAGGGATCTTCGGCGACCGGAGGGAGCTGGCCCTCGATGGCCGCTGA
- a CDS encoding branched-chain amino acid ABC transporter permease: MSPPLAAVLLALLALLGLGAATAGTAAALSTPAPTPAATAEVAPGATPGAGDPAAPGTGAPAEPEGETVQGRLEFEDAPQEGVVVTVEGGGFSGEATTDAEGAWVVDVPGPGSYTVTLDEESLAEGVSLRNPDRNPITTQVNGGQNKTVLFALGEGSRQVASDADRALQLAAEGLRFGLLIALAAVGLSLIFGTTGLTNFAHGELVTLGALVAFLFHGTLGVPLWLATLLTIVVCGLLGGVVDRGLWAPLRSRGTGLIAMMIVSIGLSLFVRYLYLYLFGGTTRSYPDAQGQEAVDLGPITLSPLDYLSMLIAVVVLVAVGFALLRTRIGKATRAVADNPALASASGIDVEGVIRTVWIVGAALAGLAGVLLGIAQQVNWQMGFQILLLIFAAVTLGGLGTAFGALVGSLVVGIFVQVSTLVIPAELKNVAALAVLIVILLVRPQGILGRRERVG, encoded by the coding sequence GTGAGCCCGCCGCTGGCCGCCGTGCTCCTGGCGCTCCTCGCGCTGCTGGGGCTGGGCGCGGCCACGGCCGGCACCGCAGCCGCCCTGTCCACCCCCGCGCCGACGCCGGCCGCGACCGCCGAGGTCGCCCCCGGCGCCACCCCCGGCGCGGGCGACCCCGCGGCGCCGGGCACCGGCGCGCCGGCCGAGCCCGAGGGCGAGACGGTGCAGGGCCGGCTGGAGTTCGAGGACGCCCCGCAGGAGGGCGTCGTCGTCACCGTCGAGGGCGGCGGCTTCAGCGGCGAGGCCACGACCGACGCCGAGGGAGCCTGGGTCGTCGACGTGCCGGGCCCGGGGTCGTACACGGTGACCCTCGACGAGGAGTCGCTCGCCGAGGGCGTGTCGCTGCGCAACCCCGATCGCAACCCGATCACCACGCAGGTCAACGGCGGGCAGAACAAGACGGTCCTCTTCGCGCTGGGCGAGGGCAGCCGCCAGGTCGCCAGCGACGCCGACCGCGCGCTGCAGCTCGCCGCGGAGGGCCTGCGCTTCGGCCTGCTCATCGCGCTCGCCGCGGTCGGGCTCTCCCTCATCTTCGGCACCACGGGGCTGACGAACTTCGCGCACGGCGAGCTGGTGACGCTCGGGGCGCTCGTCGCCTTCCTCTTCCACGGCACCCTCGGGGTGCCGCTGTGGCTCGCGACCCTGCTCACGATCGTGGTCTGCGGGCTCCTCGGCGGCGTCGTGGACCGCGGCCTCTGGGCGCCGCTGCGCTCGCGGGGCACCGGCCTCATCGCGATGATGATCGTCTCGATCGGCCTGTCGCTCTTCGTCCGCTACCTCTACCTCTACCTCTTCGGCGGCACCACGCGCTCGTACCCCGACGCGCAGGGCCAGGAGGCGGTGGACCTCGGCCCGATCACGCTGAGCCCGCTGGACTACCTGAGCATGCTCATCGCGGTCGTCGTGCTCGTCGCCGTGGGCTTCGCGCTGCTGCGCACCCGCATCGGCAAGGCCACCCGCGCGGTCGCCGACAACCCGGCGCTGGCGTCCGCGTCGGGCATCGACGTCGAGGGAGTCATCCGCACCGTCTGGATCGTGGGCGCCGCGCTCGCCGGCCTCGCCGGCGTGCTGCTCGGCATCGCCCAGCAGGTGAACTGGCAGATGGGCTTCCAGATCCTGCTGCTCATCTTCGCCGCGGTCACGCTCGGCGGCCTGGGCACCGCCTTCGGCGCCCTCGTCGGCAGCCTCGTCGTCGGGATCTTCGTCCAGGTCTCCACGCTGGTGATCCCGGCGGAGCTCAAGAACGTGGCGGCCCTGGCCGTCCTCATCGTGATCCTGCTCGTGCGGCCCCAGGGGATCCTGGGCCGGCGCGAGCGGGTCGGCTGA
- a CDS encoding DUF554 domain-containing protein encodes MPVGTGTALNVATVLAGSALGVALGHRLPERTRSVVTDALGLVTLLVAALSAVAVLDPALRAAVGASAPVLVVLGSLVVGGVAGSLLRVEDRLDGLGALVQRRLAGGGAGAGAGEGAAGEGAAGEAARARFVEGFVTASLVFCVGPLTVLGSLSDGLGRGIDQLALKATLDGFASVAFAASLGWGVAASALVVLVVQGGLTAVGALVGGVVPESSVAALTAVGGLLLVGVALRLLRVRPVPVGDLLPALVVAPLLTAVVAALR; translated from the coding sequence GTGCCGGTCGGCACGGGGACGGCCCTCAACGTGGCGACGGTGCTCGCCGGCTCGGCGCTGGGGGTGGCCCTGGGCCACCGGCTCCCCGAGCGCACCCGCTCGGTCGTGACCGACGCGCTGGGGCTCGTGACCCTCCTCGTCGCGGCGCTCAGCGCCGTGGCCGTGCTCGACCCGGCGCTGCGCGCGGCCGTCGGCGCCAGCGCCCCGGTGCTCGTCGTCCTCGGCTCGCTCGTGGTCGGCGGCGTCGCCGGCTCGCTGCTGCGCGTCGAGGACCGCCTCGACGGGCTCGGCGCCCTCGTGCAGCGCCGGCTCGCCGGGGGCGGGGCCGGCGCAGGGGCCGGCGAGGGGGCCGCGGGCGAGGGGGCCGCGGGCGAGGCTGCGCGGGCCCGCTTCGTCGAGGGCTTCGTCACCGCCTCGCTCGTCTTCTGCGTGGGCCCGCTGACGGTCCTCGGGTCGCTGTCCGACGGGCTGGGGCGCGGGATCGACCAGCTCGCCCTCAAGGCCACCCTCGACGGCTTCGCGTCCGTGGCCTTCGCGGCCAGCCTCGGGTGGGGCGTGGCCGCCTCCGCCCTCGTCGTGCTCGTCGTGCAGGGCGGGCTCACCGCCGTGGGCGCGCTCGTCGGCGGCGTCGTCCCCGAGTCCTCGGTCGCGGCCCTGACCGCGGTCGGCGGCCTGCTGCTCGTCGGCGTCGCGCTGCGCCTGCTCCGGGTGCGCCCCGTGCCGGTGGGGGACCTCCTGCCCGCCCTCGTGGTCGCGCCGTTGCTCACCGCGGTGGTCGCCGCCCTGCGGTGA